One Tubulanus polymorphus chromosome 5, tnTubPoly1.2, whole genome shotgun sequence DNA segment encodes these proteins:
- the LOC141905268 gene encoding ribosome biogenesis protein NSA2 homolog, whose protein sequence is MPQNEHIELHRKRHGYRFDYHERKRKKESRLPHELSKKAKKLRGLKAKLYNKQRHSEKVQMKKTLKMHEERKTKQKTDDKVAEGAVPAYLLDREGQTRAKVLSNMIKQKRKEKAGKWEVPLPKVKGMSEAEVFKVVKTGKTRRKAWKRMVKKVCYVGEGFTRKPPKYERFIRPMALRFNKAHVTHPELKATFCLPIIGVKKNPSSPMYTSLGVITKGTVIEVNISELGLVTQSGKVVWGKYAQVTNNPENDGCINAVLLV, encoded by the exons ATG CCTCAGAACGAGCACATAGAGTTACACAGAAAGCGTCATGGCTATCGATTTGATTACCATGAACGCAAACGAAAGAAGGAAAGTCGTCTGCCCCACGAGTTATCAAAGAAAGCCAAGAAACTGCGTGGATTGAAGGCTAAACTCTACAACAAACAGAGGCACTCGGAGAAAGTACAAATGAAGAAAAC gTTGAAGATGCACGAGGAGCGAAAAACTAAACAGAAAACTGATGACAAAGTGGCCGAAGGCGCTGTACCGGCCTATTTGTTGGACAGAGAAGGACAAACTAGGGCTAAAGTACTGTCAAATATGATAAAACAGAAACGAAAAGAAAAAGCCGGTAAATGGGAGGTTCCGCTGCCCAAAGTGAAAGGCATGAGTGAGGCCGAGGTGTTTAAAGTTGTAAAAACAGGGAAAACGCGTCGGAAAGCATGGAAAAGAATGGTGAAGAAAGTGTGCTACGTCGGAGAAGGATTCACGCGTAAACCGCCAAAATATGAACGATTTATTCGTCCCATG GCTCTACGTTTCAATAAAGCTCACGTGACTCATCCTGAATTGAAAGCAACGTTCTGCTTGCCTATAATCGGAGTGAAAAAGAATCCCAGCTCACCAATGTACACATCGCTGGGAGTCATCACAAAGGGAACTGTTATCGAA GTCAATATTAGTGAATTAGGTCTCGTGACGCAGAGTGGTAAAGTTGTATGGGGTAAATACGCTCAGGTTACAaataatcctgaaaatgatggCTGTATCAATGCTGTATTATTGGTGTAA
- the LOC141905276 gene encoding uncharacterized protein LOC141905276 produces MKKSIVIAVMLLAAALAIHCAKPPRHAKVLILGAGAAGISAAKYLHDHGVNDFIIIDAENHIGGRVKATEFGDKKIELGANWVHGTDGNPLWDLTKKYNLSGIISNQENLMVRDATGNDVTREAFKISAKLMKAIDGAQVLAAFMTQNKMADIPESAALHYGGWPMRRTTLETALETAHLGYGNAATPEMTSVLHYQTMQDNFAHKDFFVTDQRGFGFILEKLADEFLTNRDRQLILNETISKVAYGSSRSGVKVETKTGKIFTGDYAICTFSIGVMQSDAVNFIPRLSPQKQVAFDSFGMGTYTKIFMRFDKKVQRFWDNKEYIVFAHPTKGYYTLWQSLEAEGLHPAGTNMLLATVFGDEADRVSRLSVDTVKAELTAVLRSMYGAQVPEPVEIIVPDWHTNPLYFGTYTNWPPWMSAENHALMSAPLNDKLYFAGEGYSATAFGYVHGAMHSGNQTAKEVLSKINR; encoded by the exons ATGAAGAAGTCGATTGTAATTGCTGTTATGTTGTTAGCAGCGGCGCTAGCCATACATT GTGCAAAGCCCCCACGTCACGCTAAAGTATTAATCCTAGGAGCTGGAGCTGCGGGTATTTCGGCCGCTAAATATCTACACGATCACGGAGTCAatgatttcattatcattgacGCCGAAAACCACATCGGCGGAAGAGTGAAAGCTACCGAGTTCGGCGATAAGAAAATCGAACTCGGAGCCAATTGGGTCCATGGTACTGACGGGAACCCGCTGTGGGATTTAACCAAGAAATACAATCTATCCGGCATCATTTCGAACCAAGAAAATCTGATGGTTCGCGATGCGACCGGAAATGACGTCACGCGCGAGGCATTTAAGATATCTGCGAAGTTGATGAAGGCTATAGATGGTGCTCAAGTGCTTGCGGCGTTTATGACGCAAAACAAAATGGCTGATATACCTGAAAGCGCGGCTTTACATTACGGAGGTTGGCCTATGAGAAGAACAACCCTTGAGACGGCACTCGAGACTGCTCATCTGGGGTACGGGAACGCTGCCACACCGGAAATGACGTCGGTGCTTCACTATCAGACGATGCAGGATAATTTCGCGCACAAAGATTTCTTCGTAACCGATCAGAGAGGGTTTGGGTTTATACTGGAGAAATTGGCAGACGAATTTCTAACGAACCGTGACCGACAACTCATCCTTAACGAAACGATCAGCAAGGTGGCCTACGGCTCATCACGTAGCGGTGTCAAGGTCGAGACAAAGACGGGTAAGATTTTCACAGGTGACTACGCTATATGTACATTCAGCATTGGAGTGATGCAAAGTGACGCGGTCAACTTCATACCTAGATTAAGTCCGCAAAAACAAGTGGCCTTCGACAGTTTCGGCATGGGAACCTACACGAAAATATTCATGAGATTTGACAAGAAGGTCCAGCGATTCTGGGATAACAAAGAATACATCGTTTTCGCCCATCCGACGAAAGGTTATTACACTCTATGGCAAAGTCTGGAAGCCGAAGGTCTTCATCCTGCTGGTACCAATATGCTGTTGGCTACTGTGTTCGGTGACGAGGCTGATAGAGTATCACGTCTGTCCGTAGACACTGTTAAAGCTGAATTAACCGCTGTATTGAGAAGCATGTACGGAGCACAGGTTCCCGAACCCGTTGAAATCATTGTACCCGACTGGCATACTAACCCGCTGTATTTCGGCACCTATACTAACTGGCCTCCGTGGATGTCTGCTGAGAATCACGCTCTGATGAGCGCCCCTTTGAATGATAAGTTGTATTTCGCCGGCGAGGGGTATTCAGCTACTGCGTTTGGTTATGTACACGGAGCTATGCATTCCGGAAACCAGACTGCGAAAGAGGTCCTCTCAAAGATTAACAGGTAG